In a single window of the Flavivirga spongiicola genome:
- a CDS encoding Crp/Fnr family transcriptional regulator, with amino-acid sequence MGKCEQCIIKQFNSLKSLTKDELVRISNCKTSHTIKKGTVIFEEGDAVNGVYCVKDGICKLSKLSENGKDQIVKMVVKGQLLGQRSLVSDENSNLQATALNDMEVCFIPKSEIIADLQNNPKFSFDVLKDMAHDLREADDIIVNMAQKSVRQRLAEALIYIHNSFGVNPDGTLSVLLSREDFANIVGTATESAIRVLSQFKKEGLISTIGKQIKIERLEGLKRIE; translated from the coding sequence ATGGGTAAATGTGAACAATGCATTATCAAACAGTTTAACTCGCTTAAGTCGTTGACTAAAGATGAGTTAGTGCGTATTTCTAATTGTAAAACTTCTCACACTATAAAAAAAGGCACGGTCATTTTTGAAGAAGGTGATGCTGTAAATGGCGTTTATTGCGTTAAGGATGGCATTTGTAAACTTTCTAAGTTAAGTGAAAACGGTAAAGACCAAATAGTAAAAATGGTTGTTAAAGGTCAATTACTTGGTCAGCGTTCTCTGGTAAGTGATGAGAATTCTAATTTACAGGCAACCGCTTTAAATGACATGGAAGTTTGTTTTATTCCTAAAAGTGAAATAATAGCAGATCTTCAAAACAATCCGAAGTTTTCATTTGATGTATTGAAAGATATGGCACATGATTTAAGAGAAGCTGATGATATTATAGTAAACATGGCACAAAAATCTGTGAGACAACGATTAGCAGAAGCTTTAATTTACATACATAATAGTTTTGGGGTTAATCCAGATGGTACGCTTAGTGTTTTGTTATCTCGTGAAGATTTTGCTAATATAGTAGGTACTGCTACAGAGTCGGCCATAAGAGTCTTATCTCAATTTAAAAAAGAAGGACTCATTTCTACTATTGGAAAACAAATAAAAATTGAAAGATTAGAAGGTTTAAAACGAATTGAATAA
- a CDS encoding WD40/YVTN/BNR-like repeat-containing protein produces MKRTLFLLTLLASISVLSQEFSMDLLKNMHPRNVGPGGMSGRVTAIDVVHSNPDIMYVGTASGGLWKSTSGGISWQPIFDKEVTASIGAVAIQQSNPSVIWTGTGEGNPRNSLNGGYGIYKSLDGGKNWKLMGLEKTRHIHRVVIDPTNPNTVYVAAIGSPWGVHSERGVYKTTDGGKTWNKILFINNKTGAADLVMDPTNPNKLIAAMWEHKRDPWFFNSGGEGSGLHITHDGGETWKKVTDEDGLPKGDLGRIGIAIAANKPNTIYALVEAKKNALYKSEDGGFKWQKINDKSGIGNRPFYYSEIYVDPQNENRIYTVFTYVNVSQDGGKNFSQLMPAYGANNGIHPDHHAWWIHPTNGDFMIDGNDGGLNITKDGGKTWRFIGNLPVAQFYHINIDNDIPYNIYGGMQDNGSWKGPAYVWRSQGIRNSYWQEISFGDGFDVVPDKEDSRFGWSMSQQGFVSRYDSETGNNYTVKPTHPDADVKLRFNWNSAINIDPFNSSTLYFGSQFVHKSTDKGLTWTVISEDLTTNDPEKQKQSESGGLTMDATGAENHCTILVIEPSPLEKDMLWIGTDDGRVHFTQNGGQTYTDVTKNIKDLPSGSWIPQIKASNKNKGEALLIANDYRRFNYTPYVYRTKNYGKTWQRIVDAKDVKSYTLSIVEDIENPNLLFLGTDDGLYISLDAGSKWTKWTEGFPTVPVKDLIIHPREHDLIIGTFGRAAWVLDDIRPLRAIAKNQQVLNQKLELFQPPTAYLAAYQQPTGTRFGGDAIYHGENRKTAAQISYYVTIDKKETSSEKEEEEEKENDIDDEKEGDDNTDNTIDENLNQVQVKWDSLTMKIYDGDRLIRTLKQKAPKETGMHKWTWYMNEKGPDRASRRISKNTNEPGGVRVKPGTYKVVLNFGDQTSEEMITIKNDPRLNKSDGAINAVYNASKDIENMIQTMADVVKQLVESKQVAKKYQSELKKLDKELYKDQVKASKDITKKIDDIINSFLGKEDKRQGITRNPEVAIIQRINQANGYVRSRQNGLTSTETTLIEHAKEALKNGVDKTNTFFDEDWKTYKNSVENIKLLPFKDVKSFKTN; encoded by the coding sequence ATGAAACGAACCCTTTTTTTATTGACGCTATTAGCTTCAATTTCTGTATTATCTCAAGAATTTTCAATGGACTTATTAAAAAACATGCACCCACGGAACGTTGGTCCTGGTGGTATGTCTGGTCGCGTTACAGCCATTGATGTTGTACATTCTAATCCAGATATCATGTATGTAGGTACCGCCTCCGGTGGTTTATGGAAATCTACTTCTGGAGGTATTAGTTGGCAACCTATTTTTGATAAAGAAGTTACTGCTTCTATTGGAGCCGTTGCCATCCAGCAATCAAACCCAAGTGTGATTTGGACTGGAACTGGAGAAGGTAACCCAAGAAATAGTTTAAATGGTGGTTATGGCATATACAAATCATTAGATGGTGGCAAAAATTGGAAATTAATGGGCTTAGAAAAAACACGTCATATCCATCGTGTTGTTATAGACCCAACAAATCCTAATACCGTTTATGTTGCTGCTATTGGTTCTCCATGGGGTGTACATTCAGAACGCGGTGTTTACAAAACGACTGATGGTGGTAAAACATGGAATAAAATATTATTTATCAATAATAAAACCGGAGCAGCCGATTTGGTTATGGATCCAACAAATCCTAATAAATTAATTGCGGCCATGTGGGAACATAAACGAGACCCTTGGTTTTTTAATTCAGGCGGAGAAGGTTCCGGTTTACATATAACCCATGATGGCGGTGAAACCTGGAAAAAAGTAACCGACGAAGATGGCTTACCAAAAGGAGATTTAGGGCGTATAGGTATTGCTATTGCTGCTAACAAACCCAATACTATTTATGCGCTGGTTGAAGCTAAAAAAAATGCACTTTATAAAAGTGAAGACGGAGGTTTTAAATGGCAAAAAATAAATGATAAAAGCGGTATTGGTAATCGCCCCTTTTATTATTCTGAAATCTATGTAGATCCACAAAACGAAAATCGCATTTACACAGTATTTACATATGTCAATGTTAGTCAAGATGGCGGGAAAAACTTTTCGCAGCTTATGCCGGCTTATGGTGCTAATAATGGTATTCACCCAGACCATCATGCTTGGTGGATACACCCTACCAATGGTGATTTTATGATAGATGGTAACGATGGTGGGTTAAACATTACTAAAGATGGCGGCAAAACGTGGCGATTTATAGGAAACCTACCTGTAGCTCAATTTTATCATATTAACATAGATAATGATATTCCATATAATATTTATGGAGGCATGCAAGACAATGGCTCTTGGAAAGGACCTGCTTATGTCTGGCGCTCGCAAGGTATTAGAAATTCTTACTGGCAAGAAATAAGTTTTGGCGATGGTTTTGATGTTGTTCCGGACAAAGAGGATTCTCGCTTTGGTTGGTCTATGAGTCAACAAGGTTTCGTAAGTAGATACGATTCTGAAACTGGAAATAATTATACAGTAAAACCAACACATCCTGATGCTGATGTAAAACTTAGGTTTAATTGGAACTCAGCTATTAATATAGATCCTTTTAATTCTAGTACCCTTTATTTCGGAAGTCAATTTGTTCACAAATCTACCGACAAAGGCTTAACATGGACAGTTATTTCTGAAGACTTAACAACCAATGATCCTGAAAAACAAAAACAAAGCGAAAGTGGCGGGTTAACGATGGATGCCACAGGGGCAGAAAATCACTGTACTATTTTAGTTATTGAGCCTTCTCCTCTGGAAAAAGATATGCTTTGGATTGGCACAGATGACGGTCGTGTGCATTTCACTCAAAATGGTGGTCAGACTTACACCGATGTTACAAAAAACATTAAAGACCTTCCATCAGGGAGTTGGATTCCTCAAATAAAGGCATCTAATAAAAATAAAGGTGAAGCCCTTTTAATCGCCAATGATTATAGACGTTTTAACTATACGCCTTATGTTTATAGAACTAAGAACTATGGTAAAACATGGCAACGTATTGTCGATGCTAAGGACGTAAAGAGTTATACATTGTCAATAGTAGAAGATATAGAAAACCCCAACCTGTTATTTTTAGGAACAGATGATGGCTTGTATATATCATTGGATGCAGGAAGTAAATGGACTAAATGGACAGAAGGCTTTCCTACTGTTCCTGTAAAAGATTTAATTATTCACCCGCGTGAACATGATTTAATTATTGGAACCTTTGGGCGTGCTGCATGGGTTTTAGATGATATTCGTCCATTACGAGCTATCGCTAAAAATCAGCAAGTCCTTAATCAAAAGTTAGAATTATTTCAACCTCCCACGGCATATCTGGCTGCTTATCAACAACCAACCGGAACCCGCTTTGGAGGTGATGCCATATATCATGGAGAAAACAGAAAAACAGCAGCGCAAATATCCTATTATGTAACCATTGATAAAAAAGAGACGTCTAGTGAAAAGGAGGAGGAAGAAGAAAAAGAAAATGATATTGATGACGAAAAAGAGGGTGACGATAATACTGATAACACGATTGATGAGAACCTGAATCAAGTTCAGGTAAAATGGGATTCGTTAACCATGAAAATTTATGATGGAGACCGCTTAATAAGAACATTAAAGCAAAAAGCACCTAAAGAAACTGGTATGCATAAATGGACCTGGTATATGAATGAAAAAGGCCCTGATAGAGCATCTCGAAGGATTAGCAAAAACACCAATGAACCTGGAGGCGTTAGAGTAAAACCTGGGACTTATAAAGTAGTATTGAATTTTGGAGACCAAACCTCGGAGGAGATGATTACTATCAAGAACGATCCACGTTTAAATAAATCGGACGGTGCCATCAATGCGGTATACAATGCTTCAAAAGATATTGAAAACATGATACAAACCATGGCAGATGTTGTTAAACAATTAGTTGAAAGTAAACAAGTTGCCAAAAAGTATCAATCCGAATTAAAAAAATTGGATAAAGAATTATACAAAGACCAAGTAAAAGCTTCAAAGGATATCACCAAGAAGATTGATGATATTATTAATTCGTTTTTAGGAAAAGAAGATAAAAGACAAGGCATCACCCGCAATCCAGAAGTCGCTATTATCCAGCGTATAAATCAAGCTAATGGTTATGTTAGATCCAGACAAAATGGATTAACCTCAACAGAAACCACACTAATAGAGCATGCAAAAGAAGCTTTAAAAAATGGAGTTGATAAAACAAATACGTTTTTTGATGAAGACTGGAAAACCTACAAAAATTCGGTAGAAAACATAAAATTATTGCCATTTAAAGATGTGAAATCATTTAAAACCAATTAA
- a CDS encoding S9 family peptidase has translation MNKLVTLVLLVLFISCKKEKQTKEVTLNLKEYTIEQFMDNEAVGGGSFSPDKSKLLVSSNRSGIYNMYTVPTAGGDFIPVTASDSSSIFGISYFPNDERMLYRADGNGDEIYHLYLRDIDGTITELTPDEGVRASFYGWSHDGKSFAYGSNKRDKRYMDIYEMTIENMSSELIYQNDEGYSLNAISSNKNLIALSKTINTNDSDIFIYNRTDKSLTKVNENQSSNSAQDFSLNNETLYYTTDDGAEFSYLMKYNIATGEKEKVLERPWDVSGIYFTQNEKYMVSFINEDAKNSIEILDMSSGKNLELPDFQNGSITSVGISRDETMMRMYVGGSNSPSNLFTYNFATKEQHQLTNVLNKDIDINHLVTAKVVRYKSFDGVEIPAIYYLPHQASTEDKVPALVLVHGGPGGQSRQNFSSLTQYLVNHGYAVLAVNNRGSSGYGKTFFQMDDLNHGEKDLQDCVEGKNWLATQPEIDADKIGIMGGSYGGYMTMAALTYTPEEFAVGVNLFGVTNWIRTLKSIPPWWESFKDALYKELGNPHTADSIRLHRISPLFHTDKVTKPLIVLQGAKDPRVLQVESDEIVAGVRKSGVPVEYVLFEDEGHGFVKKENQIEAYSSILKFLDTYLKKENASIDGEIPVKEIEAEVVN, from the coding sequence ATGAATAAACTGGTAACTTTAGTACTTCTGGTTTTGTTTATCTCTTGTAAAAAAGAGAAACAAACGAAAGAAGTCACTCTTAATTTAAAAGAGTACACAATTGAACAGTTCATGGATAATGAAGCTGTAGGTGGAGGAAGTTTTTCCCCAGATAAGTCAAAATTATTAGTCTCTAGTAATCGTTCTGGAATTTATAACATGTACACTGTTCCAACTGCTGGTGGTGACTTTATACCTGTAACGGCTTCAGATTCTTCATCAATTTTCGGCATTTCTTATTTTCCAAATGATGAACGTATGTTATATAGAGCTGATGGTAATGGGGATGAAATTTACCATTTATATTTACGAGACATAGACGGTACCATTACAGAATTAACACCAGATGAAGGGGTAAGAGCTTCTTTTTACGGTTGGTCTCATGATGGAAAAAGCTTTGCTTATGGCTCTAATAAAAGAGACAAACGTTATATGGATATTTATGAAATGACCATTGAGAATATGTCTTCTGAACTCATTTACCAAAACGATGAAGGTTATAGTCTTAATGCTATTTCTAGCAATAAAAACCTCATCGCTTTAAGTAAAACAATAAACACAAATGACAGTGATATTTTTATTTATAATAGAACGGATAAATCACTTACCAAAGTAAACGAAAATCAGAGCAGTAATTCTGCTCAAGATTTCTCTTTAAACAATGAAACACTTTATTATACTACAGATGATGGTGCAGAGTTTTCATATCTCATGAAATATAACATCGCCACTGGTGAAAAGGAAAAGGTTTTAGAAAGACCTTGGGATGTAAGTGGTATTTATTTTACTCAAAATGAGAAGTACATGGTAAGTTTTATAAATGAAGATGCTAAAAATTCCATAGAAATACTGGACATGTCTTCAGGTAAAAACTTAGAGCTTCCAGATTTTCAGAACGGTAGCATAACTAGTGTTGGTATTTCCAGAGATGAAACGATGATGCGTATGTATGTTGGAGGCTCAAATAGTCCATCAAATTTATTCACGTACAATTTTGCTACTAAAGAGCAACATCAACTTACTAATGTACTTAATAAAGATATAGACATAAATCATTTAGTAACGGCTAAAGTGGTTAGATATAAGTCTTTTGATGGTGTAGAAATTCCTGCTATTTATTATTTACCACATCAAGCATCGACTGAAGATAAAGTACCTGCACTTGTTTTGGTACATGGTGGACCTGGAGGTCAAAGCAGGCAAAACTTTAGTTCTCTAACACAATATCTTGTTAACCATGGCTATGCTGTACTAGCTGTAAATAATCGCGGAAGTAGTGGTTACGGTAAAACATTTTTTCAAATGGATGATCTAAATCATGGCGAAAAAGATTTACAAGATTGTGTAGAAGGTAAAAACTGGTTAGCCACACAGCCAGAAATTGATGCCGATAAAATTGGTATTATGGGAGGGTCTTATGGCGGATACATGACGATGGCTGCATTAACTTATACACCAGAAGAGTTTGCTGTAGGTGTTAACTTATTTGGAGTTACCAACTGGATTCGTACCCTTAAAAGTATTCCACCATGGTGGGAATCTTTTAAAGATGCACTTTATAAAGAATTAGGGAATCCTCATACGGCGGACTCCATAAGACTACACAGAATATCTCCTTTATTTCATACTGATAAGGTAACCAAACCTTTAATTGTTTTACAAGGTGCTAAAGACCCTAGAGTTTTGCAAGTAGAATCTGATGAAATCGTCGCTGGTGTTCGTAAAAGTGGCGTCCCTGTAGAATATGTTCTATTTGAAGATGAAGGACATGGTTTTGTAAAAAAAGAAAATCAAATTGAAGCTTACAGCAGCATTCTTAAATTTTTAGATACATATCTTAAAAAAGAAAATGCCTCTATAGATGGTGAAATACCCGTAAAAGAAATAGAAGCTGAAGTAGTAAACTAA
- a CDS encoding vWA domain-containing protein, with amino-acid sequence MRNDKTIRKGFVFKKYETPYQSPFDKIFEVFKELITHTSGDFDEAIDWLRELDKEYKLTTDDYTIDDFIEDLKKKGYIKEEIDPDGNGGMAITAKTERAIRQQALDHIFGKIKRSGQGNHKSKGIGLGDEHTGDYRNYQFGDALDKVSMTESLKNAQINHGIGDFNLSEEDLVVEETLHKSQMSTVLMIDISHSMILYGEDRITPAKKVAMALAELITTRYPKDTLDILVFGNDAWQIEIKDLPYLKVGPYHTNTVAGLQLAMDLLRRKRNTNKQIFMITDGKPSCLRLPDGQYYKNSNGLDKDIVNKCYAMAQQARRLHIPITTFMIAQDNYLMQFVREFTYANQGKAFYTGLKGLGEMIFEDYETNRKKRIRG; translated from the coding sequence ATGAGAAATGATAAAACCATAAGAAAAGGATTCGTGTTTAAAAAATATGAAACGCCTTATCAATCACCCTTCGACAAAATTTTTGAAGTTTTCAAAGAACTCATCACGCATACTTCTGGTGATTTTGATGAAGCTATTGATTGGTTGCGGGAATTAGATAAGGAATATAAACTTACTACTGATGACTATACGATTGATGATTTTATTGAAGATTTAAAGAAGAAAGGGTATATAAAAGAAGAAATAGATCCAGATGGTAACGGTGGCATGGCAATTACTGCAAAAACCGAGCGGGCCATTCGTCAGCAAGCTTTAGATCATATTTTTGGAAAGATTAAACGTAGTGGACAAGGAAATCACAAAAGTAAAGGTATAGGATTAGGTGATGAGCATACAGGTGATTATCGAAATTATCAATTTGGTGATGCTTTAGATAAAGTATCTATGACTGAAAGCTTAAAAAATGCTCAGATTAATCATGGTATTGGAGATTTTAATCTGTCGGAAGAAGATTTGGTGGTTGAAGAAACACTTCATAAATCACAAATGAGTACTGTTTTGATGATTGATATCAGCCACAGTATGATTCTTTATGGTGAAGATCGAATTACACCGGCTAAAAAAGTAGCTATGGCGTTAGCCGAATTAATTACGACGCGCTATCCAAAAGACACATTAGACATTTTAGTATTTGGAAATGATGCATGGCAGATTGAAATTAAAGACTTGCCTTATTTAAAAGTAGGGCCATATCATACCAATACGGTTGCTGGTTTACAATTAGCAATGGATTTGCTTCGAAGAAAAAGAAATACCAACAAACAAATTTTTATGATTACTGATGGAAAACCTAGCTGTTTGCGTTTACCTGATGGTCAATACTATAAAAACAGTAATGGGTTAGATAAGGATATTGTAAATAAGTGTTATGCTATGGCACAGCAAGCAAGACGTTTACATATTCCTATTACAACATTTATGATTGCTCAAGATAATTATTTGATGCAGTTTGTAAGAGAGTTTACCTATGCGAATCAGGGCAAAGCATTTTATACCGGATTGAAAGGGTTGGGAGAAATGATTTTTGAAGATTATGAAACGAATAGGAAGAAAAGGATTAGGGGGTAA